Proteins encoded in a region of the Phacochoerus africanus isolate WHEZ1 chromosome 8, ROS_Pafr_v1, whole genome shotgun sequence genome:
- the GNG8 gene encoding guanine nucleotide-binding protein G(I)/G(S)/G(O) subunit gamma-8 isoform X1 — protein MFSLMLAINIWGLCFKQGPSGCSVGIRLKETEAEAGNPVTSDYNSPSWRAWYLDQTGGSRGGADRAKTADGNQLREAPRFGVRPGPSPAPADPAKGGGRGRPSSPPFSCSRAPCPGMSGAPDAFQMTLARPLP, from the exons ATGTTCTCACTAATGCTTGCTATTAATATCTGGGGACTTTGTTTTAAACAAGGTCCCTCTGGCTGCTCTGTGGGGATCAGGCtgaaggaaacagaggcagaagCTGGAAACCCAGTGACCAGTGACTATAATAGCCCAAGCTGGAGAGCTTGGTACCTGGACCAGActgggggcagcagaggag GGGCTGACCGGGCCAAAACTGCTGATGGAAACCAGCTGCGGGAGGCGCCGAGGTTCGGCGTACGCCCAGGCCCCTCCCCGGCGCCGGCCGACCCCGCTAAGGGAGGAGGACGGGGGCGCCCCAGCTCCCCTCCGTTCTCCTGCAGCCGGGCCCCATGCCCTGGCATGTCCGGCGCGCCTGATGCTTTCCAGAT GACTCTGGCTCGGCCCCTCCCGTAG